One genomic window of Brachionichthys hirsutus isolate HB-005 chromosome 22, CSIRO-AGI_Bhir_v1, whole genome shotgun sequence includes the following:
- the flncb gene encoding filamin-C encodes MMSSSSEPPKEEREEREEQEEREEQEEMPATEKDLAEDAPWKKIQQNTFTRWCNEHLKRVNKRVSDLQKDLSDGLRLVGLLEVLSQKKMYRKYHCRPNFRQMKLENVSVALEFLEREHIRLVSIDSKAIVDGNLKLILGLIWTLILHYSISMPMWEDEDDEDAKKLTPKQRLLGWIQNKVPQLPITNFHRDWRDGKALGALVDNCAPGLCPDWETWDPSQPVVNAREAMQQADDWLGVPQVIAPEEIVDPNVDEHSVMTYLSQFPKAKLKPGAPLKAKTLHPKRAKAYGPGIEPRGNVVLKPAEFLVETVEAGLGEVLVYVEDPEGHTEEARVIPNNDKNRTYSVVYLPKVEGLHKVKVLFAGQDIDRSPFIVNVSKAMGDPNRVQARGPGLQPTGNMANKPTYFDIYTAGAGSGDVGVIIVDSNSRRDTVEIVLEDKGDSIFRCTYVPVLEGPHTVYVTFAGQQIPRSPFAVHISEACNPNACRASGRGLQPKGLRVKEVADFKVYTKGAGRGELEVTVKGPKGLEEPVKVLEMENGMFECNYYPTMKGKYILTITWGGHNIPRSPFEVQATEGAGPQKVRAWGPGLETGMVGKSADFVVEAIGTEVGTLGFSIEGPSQAKIECDDKGDGSCDVRYWPTEPGDYAVHVICDDEDIKDSPFMAHIRPAANNVFPENVRCSGPGLETPGCIVNKPADFTIDTRRAGGGTLKLYAQDAEGFPIDIQITDHRDGTFLCLYIPTKPIKHTVIITWADTNVPNSPFRVTIGEGSHPENVKVYGPGVENLGLKANEPTYFTVDCSEAGQGDVSIGIKCAPDVVGPAEADIDFDIIKNDNDTFTVKYTPPAAGQYTIMVLFADQEIPISPFRIKVDPSHDAAKVRAEGPGLNKTGVEMGKPTHFTVYTKGAGKAQPEVHFSGVAKGEAVRDFEIIDNHNYSFTVRYTAVQQGSMSIGVCHGGDPIPKSPFSITVAPPLDLNKVKVQGLNSKVDVGRDEEFTVVTRGAGGQGDLDVKITSPSHRPIPCKMESGAASEVHTVKYIPPEEGAYRVDIGYGGNPVPGSPFTVDGVMPPDPSKVRAYGPGLQGGIVGKPAPFAIDTKGAGTGGLGLTVEGPCEAKIECQDNGDGSCSVSYLPTEPGQYAINILFADQHVPGSPFKAVVQSAFDPSKVTASGPGLERGKVNEDGSFKVDCSEAGEAELTIEIISDSGAKAEVHVQSNSDGTYSVTYVPRFQGMYSITIKYGGHAVPKFPARLQVDPDVDTGGVKVYGPGVEPRGILREVTTHFTVDTRAQDNSGGSHIKACIKACISSPSSTNRDAYVTDRGDGTYGVEYTPYENGLHLVEVLLDEVSVPKSPFKVLVTEGCDPSRVRAYGTGLEGGPVNKPNRFTVETRGAGTGGLGLAIEGPSEAKMSCKDNKDGSCSVEYIPFTPGDYDVNVTFGGLPVPGSPFRVPVRELVDPSKVKCSGPGLGSGVRVHVPQTFTVDTSKAGVAPLEVLLCGPTGVAEPISTSDDGDGTHTVSYTPAADGPYTVCVKYGDQEVPCSPFKIKTLPAHDASKVRASGPGLNLSGVPAGLPVEFTIDARDAGEGLLTVQVVDPEGKPKKANIRDNRNGTYTVSYMPDMTGRYTITIKYGGDEIPYSPYRIHALPTGDASKCLVTVSIGGHGLGSGLGPTIQIGEETVITVDAKAAGKGKVTCTVSTPDGAELDVDVVENADGTFDIYYTAPDPGKYVITIRFGGENIPNSPFHVVAAEDPINPVDGMEPMLRPFSLVIPFTVQKGQVTGEVGMPSGRTACPHITDNKDGTVTVRYSPTERGLHQMDIKYEGNHIPGSPLQFYVDAVNSGHVTAYGPGLSHGTVRRPATFTIVTKDAGEGGLSLAVEGPSKAEISCVDNKDGTCTVSYLPTAAGHYNISVKFDDKHIAGSPFTARTTGDELVSSSQLNVGTASDVSLRILETDLSSLTAFIRAPSGSEEACLLKRLPNRHIGISFTPKEAGEHVVSVKKSGTHATNSPFKIVVGQSEVGDASKVKVYGQGLGEGHTFQVAEFIVDTRNAGYGGLGLSIEGPSKVDINCEDVDDGTCKVSYCPTEPGNYIINIKFADQHVPGSPFTVKVFGDGRMKESITRKRHAPSIATVGSTCDLNLKIPGNWFHMVSAQELLTRTFSRSSHTYTRTERTEISKTRGGETKREVRVEESTQVGGEPFRGVFGDFLGRESLGGFDGVPAGGRPPLQDGEPAKQEMTAQVTSPAGKTEDAEILRGEDSTYSVRFIPQEMGAHTVSVKYRGQHVPGGPFQFTVGPLGEGGAHKVRAGGTGLDRGVAGIPAEFSIWTREAGAGGLSIAVEGPSKAEITFEDRQDGSCGVSYVVQEPGDYEASIKFNDEHIPDSPFLVPVAPLSGDACRLAITSLQEMGLTVGQEASFAVQLNGARGLVDAKIHSPSGAMEECHLTELDSDQRAIRFIPRENGVHSIDVRFNGSHVPGSPFKIRVGELGQAGDPGMVSAFGPGLEGGTTGVASEFIVNTCNAGSGALSVTIDGPSKVQMDCLECPEGYKMSYTPMAPGHYLISIKYGGPQHTVGSPFKAKVSGPHLSGGHSLHETSSVLVETVSKSSAMGGAFASFPNFSSDASKVISRGAGLSKAFVGQKNTFTVDCSEAGTNMLMVGVHGPKAPCEEVYVKHTGNRMYNVTYTVKEQGNYILIVKWGDDNVPGSPFHVGVP; translated from the exons ATGATGAGCAGCTCCTCGGAGCCCCCgaaggaggagcgggaggagcgggaggagcaggaggagcgggaggagcaggaggagatgcCGGCCACCGAGAAGGACCTGGCCGAGGACGCCCCGTGGAAGAAGATCCAGCAGAACACCTTCACCAGGTGGTGCAACGAGCACCTGAAGCGCGTGAACAAGCGCGTGAGCGACCTGCAGAAGGACCTGAGCGACGGGCTGAGGCTGGTCGGGCTGCTGGAGGTCCTGAGCCAGAAGAAGATGTACCGGAAGTACCACTGCAGACCCAACTTCCGGCAGATGAAGCTGGAGAACGTGTCCGTGGCCCTGGAGTTCCTGGAGCGGGAGCACATCAGGCTGGTGTCTATCG ACTCTAAAGCCATAGTGGACGGGAACCTCAAGCTGATCCTGGGCCTGATCTGGACCCTAATCCTGCATTACTCCATTTCCATGCCCATgtgggaggatgaggatgatgaagacgcCAAGAAACTGACCCCCAAACAGCGTCTGCTGGGCTGGATCCAGAACAAGGTGCCCCAGCTCCCCATCACAAACTTCCATCGAGACTGGAGGGATGGCAAAGCACTGGGAGCACTGGTGGATAACTGCGCCCCAG GTCTTTGTCCGGACTGGGAAACGTGGGATCCCAGCCAGCCGGTGGTGAACGCCAGAGAGGCCATGCAGCAGGCTGACGACTGGCTCGGAGTCCCACAG GTCATTGCTCCAGAGGAGATTGTTGATCCGAACGTGGATGAACACTCCGTGATGACCTACCTATCCCAGTTCCCGAAAGCCAAACTAAAGCCTGGTGCCCCCTTAAAGGCAAAAACACTGCATCCCAAACGGGCCAAAGCCTACGGACCAG GTATCGAACCCAGAGGTAACGTGGTTCTAAAACCGGCAGAGTTTCTGGTGGAAACGGTTGAGGCCGGACTGGGTGAAGTTCTGGTTTATGTGGAAGATCCAGAGGGACACACAGAGGAG GCCCGGGTCATCCCCAACAACGACAAGAACAGGACCTACTCCGTGGTCTACCTGCCCAAGGTGGAGGGCCTTCATAAA GTGAAGGTGCTGTTTGCTGGGCAGGACATCGACAGAAGTCCCTTCATAGTAAACGTTTCTAAGGCCATGGGCGATCCAAACCGAGTCCAGGCACGCGGGCCGGGACTGCAGCCGACAGGGAACATGGCCAACAAACCCACGTACTTTGATATTTACACGGCAG GGGCCGGTTCTGGAGATGTCGGTGTTATCATTGTGGACTCCAACAGTCGCAGGGACACAGTGGAGATTGTGTTAGAGGACAAAGGGGACAGTATTTTCCGGTGCACCTATGTTCCTGTCCTGGAGGGACCTCACACCGTCTATGTGACCTTTGCTGGGCAGCAGATTCCCAGAAGTCCCTTTGCCGTCCACATCTCAGAGG CCTGTAACCCAAACGCCTGCAGGGCGTCTGGTAGAGGTCTGCAGCCGAAGGGTCTGAGGGTGAAAGAGGTGGCTGATTTTAAAGTTTACACCAAAGGCGCCGGTCGTGGAGAACTCGAAGTCACCGTGAAGGGACCAA AGGGCCTGGAGGAGCCGGTGAAGGTTCTGGAGATGGAAAATGGGATGTTTGAATGTAACTATTATCCCACCATGAAGGGAAAATACATCCTAACCATCACCTGGGGAGGACACAACATTCCACGCAG TCCCTTTGAGGTTCAGGCGACTGAGGGGGCAGGACCTCAGAAGGTGAGGGCTTGGGGTCCTGGTCTGGAGACTGGTATGGTGGGGAAGAGTGCTGACTTTGTAGTGGAGGCCATCGGGACGGAGGTGGGAACGCTCG GTTTCTCCATCGAGGGTCCTTCTCAGGCAAAGATTGAGTGTGATGACAAAGGTGACGGGTCATGTGACGTCCGTTATTGGCCAACCGAGCCCGGCGACTACGCCGTGCACGTCATCTGTGATGACGAAGACATCAAGGACAGCCCCTTCATGGCTCACATCCGCCCCGCTGCCAACAACGTCTTCCCTGAAAAC GTGAGATGTTCTGGTCCGGGTCTGGAGACGCCGGGATGCATCGTCAACAAGCCGGCGGACTTCACCATTGACACCCGCAGAGCTGGCGGAGGAACGCTGAAGCTCTACGCTCAG GATGCAGAGGGTTTCCCCATCGACATCCAGATCACAGATCACAGAGACGGCACCTTCCTCTGTCTTTACATCCCGACCAAACCCATCAAACACACCGTCATCATCACCTGGGCCGACACCAACGTTCCCAACAGCCCATTCAGG GTGACGATAGGAGAAGGCAGCCATCCCGAGAATGTGAAGGTTTACGGTCCAGGTGTGGAGAACCTGGGTCTGAAGGCCAATGAGCCGACGTACTTCACTGTGGACTGTAGCGAGGCGGGGCAGG GCGATGTTAGCATCGGGATCAAGTGTGCTCCAGATGTGGTGGGTCCTGCAGAGGCCGACATCGACTTTGACATCATCAAAAATGACAACGACACGTTCACGGTGAAGTACACGCCCCCAGCCGCCGGTCAGTACACCATCATGGTGTTGTTTGCCGATCAG GAAATTCCCATCAGCCCCTTCAGAATAAAGGTGGATCCTTCCCATGATGCTGCTAAAGTCCGGGCTGAGGGACCCGGACTAAATAAGACAG GTGTTGAAATGGGAAAGCCGACTCACTTCACCGTTTACACAAAGGGAGCCGGAAAAGCCCAACCTGAGGTCCACTTCAGCGGCGTAGCGAAAGGTGAGGCGGTCCGAGACTTCGAGATCATCGACAACCACAACTACTCCTTCACCGTCCGCTACACCGCCGTCCAGCAG GGGAGCATGTCCATCGGCGTGTGTCATGGAGGAGACCCCATCCCCAAGAGTCCATTTAGCATCACTGTGGCACCCCCACTGGACCTCAACAAGGTCAAGGTTCAGGGATTGAACAGCA AGGTGGATGTCGGGAGGGATGAAGAGTTTACAGTCGTCACGCGGGGTGCTGGAGGTCAAGGCGACCTGGACGTCAAGATCACCTCGCCGTCACACCGACCAATCCCCTGCAAGATGGAGTCAGGCGCCGCCAGCGAGGTGCACACAGTCAAGTACATCCCCCCCGAGGAAGGAGCATACAGGGTGGACATCGGCTACGGTGGAAACCCTGTTCCAGGAAGTCCGTTCACCGTGGATGGTGTCATGCCCCCCGACCCATCAAAG GTCCGAGCCTACGGCCCAGGTCTTCAGGGTGGCATTGTGGGTAAACCGGCCCCCTTTGCCATTGACACAAAGGGGGCTGGTACTGGTGGTCTGGGCCTGACGGTGGAGGGCCCCTGTGAGGCCAAGATCGAGTGCCAGGACAATGGCGATGGATCCTGCTCTGTGTCCTACCTGCCTACCGAGCCGGGCCAGTACGCCATCAACATCCTGTTTGCAGACCAGCACGTTCCTGGATCCCCCTTCAAGGCCGTAGTCCAGTCTGCGTTTGACCCCAGTAAGGTCACGGCGAGCGGTCCCGGCCTAGAGCGAGGGAAAGTCAACGAGGATGGGTCCTTCAAGGTGGACTGCTCCGAAGCCGGGGAGGCGGAGCTCACCATCGAGATAATTTCCGACTCTGGAGCTAAAGCTGAAGTCCACGTCCAGAGCAACAGTGATGGGACATACTCCGTCACCTACGTCCCACGGTTCCAGGGCATGTACTCCATCACCATCAAATATGGAGGACACGCAGTTCCCAAGTTCCCTGCCCGACTCCAGGTGGACCCAGACGTGGACACCGGTGGGGTGAAGGTTTACGGACCAGGAGTGGAACCCAGAG GCATCCTGAGGGAAGTGACCACTCATTTCACGGTGGACACCCGGGCCCAAGACAATAGCGGCGGCAGCCACATCAAAGCCTGCATCAAAGCCTGCATCTCCAGCCCGTCCAGCACCAACAGGGACGCCTACGTCACCGACCGAGGCGACGGGACCTACGGCGTGGAGTACACCCCCTATGAGAACG gtttACACCTGGTTGAAGTTTTGTTGGACGAGGTATCAGTGCCCAAGAGTCCCTTCAAGGTGTTGGTGACTGAAGGCTGTGATCCAAGTCGAGTCCGAGCCTATGGTACGGGTCTTGAGGGAGGACCGGTCAACAAACCAAACCGCTTCACTGTCGAGACCAG aGGTGCTGGTACTGGAGGTCTTGGCCTGGCCATTGAGGGTCCATCTGAGGCGAAGATGTCCTGTAAAGACAACAAAGATGGCAGCTGCAGTGTGGAGTATATTCCATTCACTCCGGGAGACTACGATGTCAACGTCACCTTTGGCGGCCTTCCCGTCCCAG GAAGCCCGTTCCGGGTTCCGGTACGGGAGCTGGTGGATCCCAGTAAAGTGAAGTGTTCCGGTCCTGGTCTGGGGAGTGGAGTGAGAGTCCATGTCCCTCAGACCTTCACTGTAGACACTAGCAAGGCTGGTGTGGCGCCCCTCGAGGTCCTGCTGTGTGGACCCACAG GTGTTGCTGAGCCAATCAGCACCTCTGACGACGGTGATGGAACCCACACAGTCAGCTACACGCCCGCCGCCGACGGCCCGTACACGGTCTGTGTCAAGTACGGCGACCAGGAGGTCCCTTGCAG TCCCTTTAAGATCAAAACGTTACCGGCTCACGATGCCAGTAAAGTTCGCGCCAGCGGTCCGGGGCTGAACTTGTCCGGCGTGCCAGCCGGCCTGCCGGTGGAGTTCACCATCGACGCCAGAGATGCTGGGGAGGGACTGCTCACGGTTCAGGTCGTG GATCCGGAGGGGAAACCCAAGAAGGCGAATATCCGGGACAACCGGAACGGGACGTACACGGTGTCCTACATGCCGGACATGACGGGACGTTACACCATCACCATCAAATACGGGGGAGACGAGATCCCCTACTCGCCGTACCGCATCCATGCTCTGCCCACCGGAGATGCCAGCAAGTGTCTGGTTACAg TGTCGATTGGAGGCCATGGACTGG GATCAGGTCTAGGTCCGACCATCCAGATTGGCGAGGAGACGGTCATCACTGTGGAtgcaaaggctgctgggaaagGTAAAGTCACCTGTACGGTGTCGACACCTGACGGAGCGGAGCTGGACGTAGACGTGGTGGAGAACGCCGACGGGACGTTTGATATCTACTACACGGCTCCGGACCCGGGGAAATACGTGATCACCATCCGGTTTGGAGGAGAGAACATCCCCAACAGCCCGTTCCACGTGGTG GCCGCCGAGGATCCCATCAACCCCGTGGACGGGATGGAGCCGATGCTCCGCCCCTTCAGTCTGGTGATCCCCTTCACGGTGCAGAAAGGACAGGTCACAG GTGAGGTGGGAATGCCGTCCGGTCGGACCGCCTGTCCTCACATCACCGACAACAAGGACGGCACCGTCACCGTCAGGTACTCCCCGACCGAACGAGGCCTCCACCAGATGGACATCAAGTATGAGGGGAACCATATCCCAG GAAGTCCCCTGCAGTTCTACGTGGACGCCGTTAACAGCGGTCACGTGACCGCCTACGGCCCGGGTCTGAGCCACGGCACGGTGCGCAGACCGGCCACGTTTACCATCGTCACCAAAGACGCCGGAGAAG GTGGTCTGTCTCTGGCGGTCGAGGGCCCGTCTAAAGCCGAGATCAGCTGTGTGGACAACAAAGACGGGACGTGCACGGTGTCCTACCTGCCCACCGCAGCCGGCCATTACAACATCAGCGTCAAGTTTGACGACAAGCACATCGCTGGCAGCCCGTTCACCGCCAGGACCACCG GTGACGAGCTCGTCAGCTCGTCTCAGCTGAACGTCGGCACGGCGTCCGACGTGTCCTTGAGAATCCTGGAAACGGACCTGAGCAGCCTGACGGCGTTCATCAGAGCGCCGTCGGGGAGCGAGGAGGCGTGTCTCCTGAAGAGGCTCCCCAACAGACACATCG GGATCTCCTTCACGCCGAAGGAAGCCGGCGAACACGTGGTTAGCGTGAAGAAGAGCGGGACGCACGCCACCAACAGCCCCTTCAAGATCGTGGTCGGTCAGTCGGAGGTCGGGGACGCCAGCAAGGTGAAGGTTTACGGACAAGGACTGGGGGAGGGGCACACCTTCCAGGTGGCCGAGTTCATCGTCGACACGAGGAACGCAG GTTACGGCGGTCTGGGTCTGTCCATCGAGGGTCCCAGTAAGGTGGACATTAACTGTGAGGACGTGGACGACGGGACGTGTAAAGTCTCCTACTGTCCCACCGAACCCGGGAACTACATCATTAACATCAAGTTCGCTGATCAGCATGTTCCAG gaagtcctTTTACGGTCAAGGTTTTTGGCGATgggaggatgaaggagagcaTCACCAGGAAGCGCCACGCCCCCTCCATCGCCACCGTGGGCAGCACCTGCGACCTGAACCTGAAGATCCCAG GGAACTGGTTCCACATGGTCTCGGCTCAGGAGCTCCTGACCCGGACCTTCAGCCGCAGCAGCCACACCTACACGCGGACCGAGAGGACGGAGATCAGCAAGACGCGGGGCGGGGAGACCAAGAGGGAGGTCCGTGTGGAGGAGAGCACGCAGGTGGGGGGCGAGCCCTTCAGAGGCGTGTTCGGAGACTTCCTGGGACGAGAGAGTCTGGGCGGGTTCGACGGCGTGCCGGCGGGAGGCCGCCCGCCGCTGCAGGACG gtgagCCAGCCAAGCAGGAAATGACGGCGCAGGTGACGAGTCCGGCAGGGAAGACGGAGGACGCAGAGATCCTCAGGGGGGAGGACAGCACCTACAGCGTCCGCTTCATCCCTCAGGAGATGGGGGCTCACACCGTCAGCGTGAAGTACCGGGGCCAGCACGTCCCCGGGGGCCCCTTCCAGTTCACCGTTGGGCCCCTGGGAGAAGGAGGGGCCCACAAGGTCCGGGCAGGAGGGACCGGCCTGGACCGAGGGGTGGCCGGGATCCCAG CCGAGTTCAGCATCTGGACCAGAGAGGCCGGCGCCGGAGGTCTGTCCATCGCCGTGGAGGGGCCGAGCAAGGCCGAGATCACCTTTGAAGACAGGCAGGACGGTTCCTGTGGGGTGTCCTATGTGGTCCAGGAGCCCG GCGACTATGAGGCTTCCATTAAGTTCAACGACGAGCACATCCCAGACTCCCCGTTCCTGGTCCCCGTCGCCCCCCTGTCCGGCGATGCCTGCCGCCTCGCCATCACCAGCCTGCAG GAGATGGGTCTGACGGTGGGACAGGAGGCCTCCTTTGCTGTGCAGCTGAACGGCGCCCGCGGTCTGGTCGATGCTAAGATCCACTCTCCTTCAGGGGCCATGGAGGAGTGTCACCTCACCGAGCTGGACAGCG ACCAACGTGCTATCAGATTCATCCCGAGGGAAAACGGCGTTCATTCTATCGACGTTCGCTTTAATGGCAGCCACGTCCCCGGCAGTCCCTTCAAGATCCGAGTGGGAGAACTAGGCCAGGCTGGAGATCCCGGCATGGTGTCCGCCTTTGGACCAGGACTAGAAGGAGGGACCACGG GCGTGGCCTCAGAGTTCATAGTGAACACATGTAACGCCGGCTCAGGCGCTCTCTCCGTGACCATCGACGGGCCGTCAAAGGTGCAGATGGACTGCCTGGAGTGTCCTGAGGGCTACAAGATGTCCTACACGCCAATGGCTCCCGGACACTACCTGATCTCCATCAAGTACGGCGGCCCCCAACACACCGTAGGCAGTCCCTTCAAGGCCAAAGTCTCAG GACCTCACCTGTCCGGTGGACACAGTCTGCACGAGACCTCGTCTGTCCTCGTGGAAACCGTCAGCAAGTCTTCAGCAATGGGAGGAGCCTTCGCCTCTTTCCCCAACTTCTCATCAGACGCCAGTAAAGTCATCTCCAGAGGCGCCGGCCTATCAAAGGCCTTCGTCGGCCAGAAGAACACCTTCACAGTTGACTGCAGCGAAGCAG GAACCAACATGTTGATGGTGGGCGTTCACGGGCCCAAGGCGCCCTGCGAGGAGGTCTACGTCAAGCACACGGGCAACAGGATGTACAACGTCACGTACACCGTCAAAGAACAAGGCAACTACATCCTCATCGTCAAATGGGGGGACGATAACGTGCCTGGGAGTCCCTTCCACGTCGGCGTCCCCTGA